In the genome of Gordonia rubripertincta, one region contains:
- a CDS encoding phytoene desaturase family protein, with amino-acid sequence MGTGSTGTAVAFYDDVIIGAGHNGLTAAAYLARAGRRVLVLEKADHVGGATVSAMPFPGLAAQLSRFSYLVSLMPREIITDLDLDISLIRRRYSSYTPLPSDPTRGILIDTQDDDATAESFHRVLHADRVGADAVGYSNAAFTAWQSFYRRVGTIAQRVFPTLTEPLRTAADMHELAVGTDTSDAELWEALTTLPLGTLLAQYFDHDLLRGIAATDGLIGTFADLDDPSLRQNICFLYHVIGGGTGDWDVPAGGMGAVSGALYQAAASAGAEICTGVTVSGVDPADGTVEYSDRAQGTRTVRGSMLYAACAPQVLNTLLDEPITCEAHPRGSQLKINLLLDRLPRLRDESVSPEAAFAGTFHINETASQLHEAWRQATRGEVPELPPCEIYCHTLSDRSILGPELDGKHTLTLFGLHMPPDVFDEPGAVEHAVGATFASLNMLLAEPIQNVIAHDLDGRPCIEAKTPQDLEEMLGLPGGNIFHQSLRWPWAETATEVGTWGVETRHPRLLLCGAGARRGGGVSGIPGRNAAAAVLGDTELGALR; translated from the coding sequence ATGGGCACAGGATCGACGGGCACCGCAGTTGCTTTTTATGACGACGTCATCATCGGCGCGGGACACAACGGCCTGACCGCCGCCGCCTATCTCGCGCGCGCCGGTCGCCGGGTCCTCGTCCTGGAGAAGGCAGACCACGTCGGCGGGGCGACCGTCTCGGCGATGCCCTTCCCCGGTCTCGCCGCCCAGCTGTCGCGGTTTTCGTATCTGGTCTCGCTGATGCCCCGCGAGATCATCACCGACCTCGACCTCGACATCTCGCTGATCCGCCGCCGCTACTCGTCGTACACACCGCTGCCGTCGGACCCGACGCGCGGCATCCTCATCGACACCCAGGACGACGACGCGACCGCGGAGTCCTTCCACCGGGTGCTGCACGCCGACCGCGTCGGCGCCGACGCCGTGGGCTACTCCAACGCCGCCTTCACGGCGTGGCAGTCCTTCTACCGCCGCGTCGGCACCATCGCGCAGCGCGTCTTCCCGACCCTGACCGAGCCCCTCCGCACCGCCGCCGACATGCACGAACTCGCCGTCGGCACCGACACCTCCGACGCCGAGCTGTGGGAGGCGCTCACCACGCTGCCGCTCGGCACGCTGCTCGCCCAGTACTTCGACCACGACCTGCTGCGCGGCATCGCCGCCACCGACGGCCTGATCGGCACGTTCGCCGACCTCGACGACCCGTCGCTGCGGCAGAACATCTGCTTCCTCTACCACGTGATCGGCGGCGGGACCGGGGACTGGGACGTCCCGGCCGGGGGCATGGGGGCGGTCTCGGGCGCGCTGTACCAGGCTGCGGCGTCAGCGGGTGCCGAGATCTGCACCGGGGTCACGGTGTCCGGCGTCGACCCCGCCGACGGGACCGTCGAATACTCCGACCGCGCCCAGGGCACACGCACGGTCCGCGGTTCGATGCTCTACGCCGCCTGCGCACCGCAGGTCCTCAACACGCTGCTCGACGAGCCGATCACGTGCGAGGCCCACCCGAGGGGTTCGCAGCTGAAGATCAACCTCCTCCTTGACCGTCTCCCCCGCCTTCGCGACGAGTCGGTGTCACCGGAGGCGGCGTTCGCGGGCACCTTCCACATCAACGAGACCGCGAGCCAGCTCCACGAGGCCTGGCGGCAGGCCACCCGCGGCGAGGTCCCGGAACTGCCGCCGTGCGAGATCTACTGCCACACCCTCTCCGACCGGTCCATCCTCGGACCCGAACTCGACGGCAAACACACGCTCACGCTGTTCGGGCTGCACATGCCGCCGGACGTCTTCGACGAGCCGGGCGCCGTCGAGCACGCGGTGGGCGCGACCTTCGCCTCGCTGAACATGCTGCTGGCCGAGCCGATCCAGAATGTCATCGCCCACGACCTCGACGGCCGTCCGTGCATCGAGGCGAAAACCCCTCAGGACCTCGAGGAGATGCTCGGGCTGCCCGGCGGCAACATCTTCCACCAGTCGCTGCGGTGGCCGTGGGCGGAAACGGCGACGGAGGTCGGCACCTGGGGCGTCGAGACGCGCCATCCGCGACTGTTGCTGTGCGGCGCCGGCGCACGACGCGGCGGAGGCGTGAGCGGTATCCCGGGTCGTAACGCGGCGGCCGCGGTGCTGGGGGACACCGAACTCGGCGCGCTGCGGTAG
- a CDS encoding alpha/beta hydrolase family protein, whose protein sequence is MSAFTSRSPVSRTTRTLVSVITGIGMVLLALGSTAPAHADDAVSVGIPNWSGLDVTEYSGPIPAKAGTLIAKVPLAEELNLPAAGDAYRIQYSSLNQHGKMATGTGAVFLPKGKAPAGGWPIISWAHGTVGMNDDCTPSAFPRSDRDQKYLGHWLNQGYAVVAADYVGLGTPGLMAYLNGVTAAHAIVDIVVASHQMDLPLAKRWAIIGQSQGAAAALNGARYATEFSRGSGLDYRGVVATGIPANLEYLYQNLGPVVPPVNLPGGLNAYTAYILAGFNDTRPDMNITKVMTPKGIARLAEGRTTCYPILKKSLAGDDVRTWFKAPLMSIPGLSPALHKYMATPYKGYDRPIFLGQGLRDVDVPAPSALSLYAQMKANNQPVELFVYPEDDHSSAVLASMKDSTPFVARILR, encoded by the coding sequence ATGTCTGCCTTCACGTCCAGATCACCGGTGTCGCGCACCACACGAACACTCGTCTCCGTCATCACCGGCATCGGCATGGTGCTGCTCGCACTCGGATCGACCGCTCCGGCACACGCGGATGACGCGGTCTCCGTCGGTATCCCGAACTGGTCCGGCCTCGATGTCACCGAATACTCCGGCCCCATCCCGGCCAAGGCGGGCACCCTCATCGCCAAGGTTCCGCTGGCGGAGGAGCTCAACCTCCCCGCGGCCGGTGACGCCTACCGCATCCAGTACTCGTCGCTGAACCAGCACGGCAAGATGGCGACGGGCACCGGTGCGGTGTTCCTGCCCAAGGGCAAGGCTCCGGCCGGTGGCTGGCCGATCATCTCCTGGGCACACGGCACCGTCGGCATGAACGACGACTGCACGCCGTCGGCGTTCCCGCGCAGCGACCGCGACCAGAAGTACCTGGGCCACTGGCTGAACCAGGGATACGCGGTGGTCGCAGCCGACTACGTCGGCCTGGGCACCCCCGGTCTGATGGCCTACCTGAACGGCGTGACCGCGGCGCACGCGATCGTCGACATCGTCGTCGCGTCGCATCAGATGGATCTGCCGCTGGCCAAGCGCTGGGCGATCATCGGGCAGTCGCAGGGTGCGGCAGCCGCGCTGAACGGCGCTCGCTACGCCACCGAGTTCAGCCGCGGATCGGGTCTGGACTACCGCGGCGTCGTCGCCACCGGCATCCCGGCCAACCTCGAGTACCTGTACCAGAACCTGGGGCCGGTCGTCCCGCCGGTGAACCTGCCCGGCGGCCTGAACGCCTACACCGCCTACATCCTGGCCGGGTTCAACGACACCCGTCCGGACATGAACATCACCAAGGTCATGACGCCGAAGGGCATCGCACGCCTGGCCGAGGGTCGCACCACCTGCTACCCGATCCTCAAGAAGTCCCTTGCCGGTGACGATGTGCGCACCTGGTTCAAGGCACCGCTGATGTCGATCCCGGGTCTGAGCCCGGCGCTGCACAAGTACATGGCGACGCCGTACAAGGGATACGACCGCCCGATCTTCCTGGGCCAGGGCCTTCGGGACGTCGATGTGCCGGCGCCGTCGGCACTGTCGCTCTACGCACAGATGAAGGCCAACAACCAGCCCGTCGAGCTGTTCGTCTACCCCGAGGACGACCACTCCAGCGCGGTTCTCGCCTCGATGAAGGACTCGACCCCGTTCGTGGCCCGCATCCTGCGCTGA
- a CDS encoding aldo/keto reductase, with amino-acid sequence MDIPSVELSNGQSIPLVGLGTYNMLGRPCIGAVSAALKAGYRLLDTAPRYSNELSVGMGVHGSGIARDEVIVQTKLSGGDQGFDEAINAAKESARRLGVGYIDVYLIHWPCPSLGRTVDSWKALLTLADEGYVRTPGVSNFKQHHLQTLFDETGRWPVLNQIQCSPALPRTELREFMAEQGIHAQAWHPTGRKEGLLGDPVILRIARKYGKSPTQIALRWAVQHGIGVVPKSSHAGRQLENADLFDFALDDADLADLASLDRGERAARDSDVDEEF; translated from the coding sequence GTGGACATCCCCTCGGTCGAGCTCAGCAACGGTCAGTCGATTCCTCTCGTGGGACTCGGGACCTACAACATGCTCGGCCGACCGTGCATCGGCGCGGTCAGCGCCGCGCTCAAGGCGGGATACCGACTCCTCGACACCGCTCCCCGCTACAGCAACGAGCTCAGTGTCGGCATGGGTGTGCACGGTTCGGGGATCGCTCGCGACGAGGTCATCGTCCAGACCAAGCTCAGTGGCGGTGACCAGGGGTTCGACGAGGCGATCAACGCGGCCAAGGAGAGTGCGCGGCGGCTCGGTGTCGGCTACATCGACGTCTACCTGATCCATTGGCCGTGCCCGAGTCTCGGGCGCACGGTCGACTCGTGGAAGGCGTTGCTCACCCTGGCCGACGAGGGCTACGTGCGTACGCCCGGTGTCTCGAATTTCAAACAGCACCACCTTCAGACCCTCTTCGACGAGACGGGGCGCTGGCCGGTGCTCAACCAGATCCAGTGCTCACCGGCGCTGCCGCGGACCGAGCTCCGGGAATTCATGGCGGAGCAGGGGATTCACGCGCAGGCGTGGCATCCCACCGGCCGTAAGGAAGGTCTCCTGGGCGACCCGGTGATCCTGCGGATCGCCCGGAAGTACGGCAAGTCGCCGACCCAGATCGCGCTGCGGTGGGCGGTGCAGCACGGCATCGGCGTCGTGCCGAAGTCCTCGCACGCCGGGCGCCAGCTCGAGAACGCCGACCTCTTCGACTTCGCCCTCGACGACGCGGACCTCGCCGACCTCGCCTCGCTGGACCGCGGCGAACGCGCCGCCCGTGACTCGGACGTCGACGAGGAGTTCTGA
- a CDS encoding GtrA family protein, giving the protein MSRPDPGNDEPAGDVPHDHHEDFKTRHAPMPIELPFDDEEASTDVDLKTQLIRFVVTGAGSAVLDFGLTLFLQYIVGTPDWVAKALGFILGTTVAYLINRRWTFRAEPSAARFAAVVLLYLVTFAVNVGLYSWLSSLWEKTALYSAIAFVIAQGTATVINFVVQRAVIFKIR; this is encoded by the coding sequence GTGTCTCGACCCGACCCCGGCAACGACGAACCCGCAGGTGACGTCCCCCACGATCACCACGAGGACTTCAAGACGCGGCATGCGCCGATGCCGATCGAGTTGCCCTTCGACGACGAAGAGGCGTCGACCGACGTCGACCTGAAGACGCAGCTGATCCGCTTCGTCGTCACCGGTGCCGGGTCGGCGGTCCTCGACTTCGGGCTGACGCTGTTCCTGCAATACATCGTCGGAACCCCGGACTGGGTCGCGAAGGCACTCGGCTTCATCCTCGGCACCACCGTCGCGTACCTGATCAACCGGCGCTGGACGTTCCGCGCCGAGCCGAGCGCCGCCCGCTTCGCCGCGGTCGTGCTCCTCTACCTGGTCACCTTCGCGGTCAACGTCGGTCTGTACAGCTGGCTGTCTTCCCTGTGGGAAAAGACCGCCCTCTACTCGGCGATCGCGTTCGTCATCGCGCAGGGCACCGCGACGGTCATCAACTTCGTGGTCCAGCGGGCGGTCATCTTCAAGATCCGCTGA
- a CDS encoding phytoene desaturase family protein, with amino-acid sequence MRRAVVVGAGPNGLAGAVRLAQAGLEVTVLEAADEIGGGTRSAELFEPGIMHDICSAFHPLGAASPYLRTLGLEQYGLRFLRPEIDAAHPLDDGTAGLFHQSVEKTAAGLGADGRRWRAIFGPVAQRFSTIADDALGPMMRIPRHPLGFVGFAARSGLPATLLARAFSTPQARALFIGIAAHPFVRLNRIGTAAGGVMLTAAGHVEGWPVAEGGSAAITRALAAKLADLGGRIETGTTVTSRADLDADIVLLDTDPTAAQRILGTEQPSRTARTYRHHQGGPGAFKVDYIVEGEVGWTAPGCDRAGVVHLGGTMDQVVKAENTVLDGRMPDDPFVLIGQQWLADPSRAKGDRKPLWAYAHVPRGYTGDATEAVTAQIERFAPGFRSRIRASRSTGPAELEVENPNYVGGDIGGGRNDLWHLVARPRLSPNPYATGVDGVYLCSSSTPPGGGVHGMCGFRAAEAALRG; translated from the coding sequence ATGCGAAGAGCCGTCGTAGTCGGAGCAGGACCCAACGGACTCGCGGGCGCGGTCCGGCTCGCCCAGGCGGGTCTGGAGGTGACCGTGCTGGAGGCCGCCGACGAGATCGGTGGCGGCACACGCAGTGCTGAGCTGTTCGAGCCGGGCATCATGCACGACATCTGTTCGGCCTTCCACCCGCTCGGCGCGGCGTCGCCGTATCTGAGGACCCTCGGTCTCGAGCAGTACGGCCTGCGCTTTCTCCGACCGGAGATCGACGCCGCGCATCCCCTCGACGACGGCACCGCCGGCCTCTTCCACCAGTCGGTCGAGAAGACGGCGGCCGGGCTCGGCGCCGACGGTCGACGGTGGCGCGCGATCTTCGGGCCCGTGGCGCAACGCTTCTCCACCATCGCCGACGACGCGCTCGGGCCCATGATGCGAATCCCCCGGCACCCGCTGGGTTTCGTCGGCTTCGCCGCCCGGTCGGGGCTACCGGCGACGCTGCTGGCCCGCGCCTTCTCCACCCCGCAGGCACGCGCGCTCTTCATCGGCATCGCGGCGCATCCCTTCGTGCGGTTGAACCGGATCGGGACTGCGGCGGGCGGCGTGATGCTCACCGCGGCCGGCCACGTCGAGGGCTGGCCGGTGGCCGAGGGCGGTTCCGCCGCGATCACCCGGGCGCTGGCCGCGAAACTGGCCGATCTCGGTGGTCGGATCGAGACCGGCACCACCGTGACCAGCCGCGCCGACCTCGACGCCGACATCGTCCTGCTCGACACCGACCCCACAGCGGCGCAACGCATTCTCGGCACCGAACAGCCGTCGCGCACCGCCCGGACCTATCGCCATCACCAGGGTGGACCCGGGGCGTTCAAGGTGGACTACATCGTCGAGGGCGAGGTCGGGTGGACCGCACCCGGATGCGACCGCGCCGGCGTTGTGCATCTCGGCGGCACGATGGACCAGGTGGTGAAAGCGGAGAACACGGTTCTCGACGGTCGGATGCCCGACGATCCGTTCGTCCTCATCGGCCAGCAGTGGCTCGCCGACCCCTCCCGGGCGAAGGGTGATCGGAAACCGCTGTGGGCGTACGCGCATGTGCCACGTGGCTACACCGGTGACGCGACCGAGGCGGTCACCGCGCAGATCGAACGCTTCGCCCCGGGATTCCGGTCGCGCATCCGTGCGTCGCGGAGCACAGGTCCCGCCGAACTCGAGGTCGAGAACCCCAACTACGTCGGCGGTGACATCGGCGGCGGCCGAAATGACCTGTGGCACCTCGTCGCCCGCCCCCGCTTGTCGCCGAATCCGTACGCCACGGGGGTCGACGGCGTGTACCTGTGCTCCTCGTCGACCCCGCCGGGCGGGGGAGTGCACGGCATGTGCGGGTTCCGCGCCGCGGAGGCCGCGCTGCGGGGGTAG
- a CDS encoding ABC transporter permease, translating to MTALRSPLVRFILIRLAYTVAVLLGVIVAVFFLIQIVPGDPVRIALGTRYTPESYEALRSASGLDQPLANQLFAYVGNAFTGDLGVSFRNSEPVTTMLFDRLPATITLALAAIVVALLIAIPLGAWAALREGRLADNVIRVISQFGISVPDFWMGILLIGLFSTALGWLPSAGYQPFTDGPLGWFEHLVLPAVTVGVVTGAIMTRYVRSSVLEVVNTPFVTTAESKGLSKKKIMIDHVGRNALVPVLTISGIQFAGLLGGVIVVEVVFAWPGLGLLVYDSVAARDYPVLQGAILLIAVIFLLVNLVVDILYAVIDPRIRLS from the coding sequence GTGACCGCGCTCCGTTCCCCGCTGGTGCGATTCATCCTCATCCGGCTCGCCTACACCGTCGCCGTGCTGCTCGGGGTGATCGTCGCGGTGTTCTTCCTGATCCAGATCGTGCCCGGCGACCCGGTGCGCATAGCACTCGGCACGCGCTACACGCCGGAATCGTATGAGGCGCTGCGCAGTGCATCCGGCCTGGACCAGCCACTGGCCAATCAGCTGTTCGCCTACGTCGGTAACGCCTTCACCGGCGACCTCGGTGTCAGCTTCCGCAACAGCGAACCCGTCACGACCATGTTGTTCGACCGGTTGCCCGCCACCATCACGCTCGCCCTCGCCGCCATCGTGGTGGCCCTGCTCATCGCGATCCCACTGGGGGCGTGGGCGGCGCTCCGCGAAGGCCGTCTGGCCGACAACGTCATTCGCGTCATCAGCCAGTTCGGCATCTCGGTCCCGGACTTCTGGATGGGCATCCTGCTGATCGGCCTGTTCTCGACCGCGCTCGGCTGGCTGCCGTCAGCGGGATACCAGCCGTTCACCGACGGGCCGCTCGGCTGGTTCGAGCATCTCGTTCTGCCCGCGGTGACGGTCGGGGTCGTGACCGGCGCGATCATGACGCGGTACGTCCGGTCGTCGGTGCTCGAGGTCGTGAACACCCCGTTCGTCACCACCGCCGAGTCAAAGGGTCTGAGCAAGAAGAAGATCATGATCGACCACGTGGGGCGCAACGCACTGGTTCCGGTCCTCACCATCTCCGGGATCCAGTTCGCCGGGCTGCTCGGTGGCGTCATCGTCGTGGAGGTCGTGTTCGCCTGGCCGGGTCTGGGACTGCTGGTCTACGACTCGGTCGCGGCCCGCGACTATCCGGTGCTGCAGGGAGCCATCCTGCTGATCGCAGTGATCTTCCTGCTCGTGAACCTCGTCGTGGACATCCTCTACGCCGTCATCGATCCGAGGATCCGGTTGTCATGA
- a CDS encoding ABC transporter substrate-binding protein encodes MNAPSRLSRRTFFKAAGVTGTALLGASALAACGGSSTSPNTLRVAIAGEPDQLDPQKSSSYFTFEVLENVFDTLVEPDEDLQMQPALAESWEVSPDARQWTFLLRPGVTFHNGDTLTAADVEFSFRRILDEELSNAWKLEAIESITALDDRRVQFTVREPTPNLLTNIGGFKGLAIVNRRNVESGEIATKPVGTGPFSFVSRSPGASIVLKANPDYWGGAPAIDGVNYGFISQGTTAVSALRSGEIDWTDAIPAQQLSILSRDDTLEVGTVTANDYWYITMNFEAKPFEDTRVRQAVAYAIDRPSIAQVVGYGTATPNELAIPSTSPWFAPYDRYTAGLDRAQAVDKAKTLLRQAGIRSMDMRLMVTTEYPETVTAAQVIASNLADVGISVTIEQLDFGAWLDRQAAGDFDALLLGWLGNIDPDDFYYAQHHSNGTSNAQKYSSPQVDALLDRGRTELDVEARKSIYADAAGRIADDVSYLYLYNPSATQAFSKELHGYTVRSDKAVRFRSARLERS; translated from the coding sequence GTGAATGCTCCATCTCGCCTGAGCAGGCGCACCTTCTTCAAGGCCGCGGGGGTCACCGGTACGGCGCTTCTCGGCGCCTCGGCGCTCGCCGCGTGCGGCGGGTCGTCGACGTCGCCGAACACCTTGCGCGTGGCCATCGCCGGCGAACCCGACCAGCTCGATCCCCAGAAATCCAGTTCGTACTTCACCTTCGAGGTCCTCGAGAACGTCTTCGACACCCTCGTCGAACCCGACGAGGACCTGCAGATGCAACCGGCTCTCGCCGAGAGCTGGGAGGTCAGCCCCGACGCCCGGCAGTGGACGTTCCTGCTGCGGCCCGGGGTGACCTTCCACAACGGCGACACCCTCACCGCCGCCGACGTCGAGTTCTCGTTCCGACGCATCCTCGACGAGGAGCTGTCCAACGCCTGGAAACTCGAGGCCATCGAATCGATCACCGCGCTCGACGACCGGCGCGTGCAGTTCACCGTCCGCGAACCCACTCCGAACCTGCTCACCAACATCGGCGGCTTCAAAGGACTCGCGATCGTCAACCGGCGCAACGTCGAATCCGGGGAGATCGCAACGAAGCCCGTGGGCACGGGACCCTTCTCGTTCGTCTCGCGCTCCCCCGGCGCCTCGATCGTGCTGAAGGCCAACCCCGACTACTGGGGTGGGGCGCCGGCCATCGACGGCGTGAACTACGGCTTCATCTCCCAGGGGACGACTGCGGTTTCTGCGCTCCGTTCCGGCGAGATCGATTGGACGGACGCGATTCCCGCACAACAGCTGAGCATCCTGTCCCGAGACGACACTCTTGAGGTCGGCACCGTCACGGCGAACGACTACTGGTACATCACGATGAACTTCGAGGCCAAACCGTTCGAGGACACCCGGGTGCGCCAGGCCGTCGCCTACGCCATCGACCGCCCGTCGATCGCGCAGGTCGTCGGATACGGCACCGCCACACCCAACGAACTCGCGATCCCGTCGACCAGCCCGTGGTTCGCCCCGTACGACCGATACACCGCGGGCCTCGACCGTGCCCAGGCGGTCGACAAGGCGAAAACCCTGCTGCGCCAGGCCGGTATCCGGTCGATGGACATGCGGCTCATGGTCACCACCGAGTACCCCGAGACCGTGACCGCGGCGCAGGTCATCGCCTCGAATCTCGCCGACGTCGGTATCAGCGTCACGATCGAGCAACTCGACTTCGGCGCCTGGCTCGACCGTCAGGCTGCCGGTGATTTCGACGCCCTACTACTCGGCTGGCTCGGCAACATCGACCCCGACGACTTCTACTACGCCCAGCACCATTCGAACGGGACGTCGAACGCCCAGAAGTACTCGAGCCCACAGGTGGACGCACTGCTCGACCGGGGACGCACCGAACTCGACGTCGAGGCCCGCAAGAGCATCTACGCCGACGCGGCCGGCCGGATAGCTGATGACGTCAGCTACCTGTACCTGTACAACCCCTCTGCCACGCAGGCGTTTTCGAAGGAGCTCCACGGGTACACGGTCCGGTCCGACAAAGCGGTCCGGTTCCGGTCCGCCCGGCTGGAGAGGAGCTGA
- a CDS encoding TIGR03619 family F420-dependent LLM class oxidoreductase, whose protein sequence is MRFTFAEAMTDPSYYAPLAQAAEKAGYAGFTIPDSLAYPEESDAKYPYTPDGNREFLDGKAFIETFIQAAALGAVTSTIRFTPFVLKLPVRPPALVAKQASSVAYLTGNRLALGVGTSPWPEDYDFMGVDFRRRGKRMDECMDIIRGLTTGEYFEFHGEFYDIPKIKMTPAPTEPIPLLVGGHADAALKRAVIRGDGWMHGGGPPEELDTLLDRINEIRKAEGKADDPFEIHVISMDAYTVDGCKRLEDKGITDVIVGFRLPYVMGQDTEPLQTKIDHLNWYADNVIAKVNG, encoded by the coding sequence ATGCGGTTCACTTTCGCCGAGGCCATGACCGACCCGTCGTACTACGCGCCGCTCGCGCAGGCCGCGGAGAAGGCGGGGTACGCCGGCTTCACCATCCCCGACTCGCTCGCCTATCCCGAGGAATCGGACGCCAAATACCCGTACACCCCCGACGGCAATCGCGAGTTTCTCGACGGCAAGGCGTTCATCGAGACCTTCATCCAGGCCGCGGCACTGGGCGCGGTCACCTCGACCATCCGCTTCACCCCGTTCGTGCTGAAACTTCCCGTTCGCCCGCCGGCCCTGGTCGCCAAGCAGGCCAGTTCGGTCGCCTACCTCACCGGTAACCGCCTCGCCCTCGGCGTCGGCACGAGTCCGTGGCCCGAGGACTACGACTTCATGGGTGTCGACTTCCGCCGCCGTGGCAAGCGGATGGACGAGTGTATGGACATCATCCGCGGCCTCACCACGGGCGAGTACTTCGAGTTCCACGGCGAGTTCTACGACATCCCGAAGATCAAGATGACACCCGCGCCCACCGAGCCCATCCCGCTGCTCGTGGGCGGCCACGCGGACGCCGCACTCAAACGAGCGGTGATCCGCGGCGACGGCTGGATGCACGGCGGCGGCCCGCCCGAAGAGCTCGACACGCTTCTCGATCGGATCAACGAGATCCGCAAGGCCGAGGGCAAGGCCGACGACCCGTTCGAGATTCACGTGATCTCGATGGACGCCTATACGGTCGACGGATGTAAACGATTGGAAGACAAGGGGATCACCGATGTGATCGTCGGCTTCCGACTGCCCTATGTGATGGGCCAGGACACCGAGCCGCTCCAGACCAAGATCGATCATCTGAACTGGTACGCGGACAACGTGATCGCGAAAGTCAACGGCTGA
- a CDS encoding glycosyltransferase codes for MTGSRPEKVVAVVVTHRRVELLAESLAVVSGQDRPVDHLIVVDNADEPEVAKLVAAQPVPTTYLGSQRNLGGAGGFALGMLHALALGADWVWCADDDGRPDGSSVLSTLLDCAKRHELDEVSPVVANLDDPDTLAFPLRRGLVWRRKRSELFADGEAQSDDLLPGIASLFNGALFSAECLEQVGVPDLRLFFRGDEVEVHRRLVRSGVKFGTCLRAGYLHPDGSAEFRPILGGRMHTQYPDNDTKRYFTYRNRGYLMSQPGMRRLIPQEYARFGWFFLVQQRDPKAFAEWVRLRGLGRRERFTRP; via the coding sequence GTGACCGGTTCCCGGCCGGAGAAGGTTGTCGCGGTGGTGGTCACCCACCGTCGCGTCGAACTGCTCGCCGAATCCCTCGCGGTGGTGTCCGGTCAGGACCGGCCCGTCGACCACCTCATCGTCGTCGACAACGCCGACGAACCCGAGGTCGCGAAACTCGTTGCCGCTCAGCCTGTTCCCACAACATACCTGGGGTCGCAGCGCAACCTCGGCGGCGCCGGCGGTTTCGCGCTGGGCATGCTGCACGCACTCGCTCTGGGGGCCGACTGGGTCTGGTGCGCCGACGACGACGGCCGGCCCGACGGATCGTCGGTGCTGTCGACGCTGCTCGACTGCGCGAAGCGTCACGAGCTCGACGAGGTGTCGCCGGTGGTCGCCAACCTCGACGACCCGGACACCCTCGCGTTCCCGCTCCGGCGCGGACTCGTGTGGCGTCGCAAGCGTTCTGAGCTCTTTGCCGACGGAGAAGCGCAGTCCGACGATCTGCTCCCGGGTATCGCGTCGCTGTTCAACGGGGCGCTGTTCTCGGCGGAATGCCTGGAGCAGGTCGGCGTCCCGGACCTCCGGCTGTTCTTCCGCGGCGACGAGGTCGAGGTACACCGCCGTCTGGTGCGCTCCGGGGTGAAGTTCGGGACCTGCCTGCGCGCCGGTTACCTGCATCCGGACGGCTCGGCGGAGTTCCGCCCGATCCTGGGTGGCCGAATGCACACCCAGTACCCGGACAACGACACCAAGCGCTATTTCACCTACCGCAACCGCGGCTACCTCATGAGCCAGCCCGGTATGCGCAGGCTGATCCCTCAGGAGTACGCCCGCTTCGGCTGGTTCTTCCTTGTGCAGCAGCGTGACCCGAAGGCGTTCGCCGAGTGGGTTCGCCTCCGGGGGTTGGGCCGGCGCGAGCGGTTCACGAGGCCCTGA